A single Oryctolagus cuniculus chromosome 18, mOryCun1.1, whole genome shotgun sequence DNA region contains:
- the LOC138843011 gene encoding zinc finger protein 585B isoform X5 → MQETFSHLLSVGFQVPEPEVFMLEQGEEPWELQSKNPSQFCPGEKLWDHKQHGTLLSYKRASSQYQKIRTGEKSYECDEFGKSFAEKSLFKVHLKVHTGKKLYVCIECGKAFVQKPEFMTHQQNHTREKPYKCNECGKSFFQVSSLFRHQRIHTGEKLYECSECGKGFSYNSDLIIHQKIHTGERHHECSDCGKAFTQKSTLKMHQKIHTGERSYICIECGQAFIQKTHLIAHRRIHTGEKPYGCNNCGKSFISKSQLQVHQRIHTRVKSYLCTEYGKVFNNSSNLISPKKVQIREKSSICTECGKAFTYKSELIIHQRIHTGEKPYECSDCGKAFTQKSALTVHKRIHTGEKSYVCMQCGLAFIRKTHLIAHQIIHTGEKPYKCGHCGKFFTSKSQLHVHKRIHTGEKPYVCNKCGKAFTNRSNLVTHQKTHTGEKSYMCSKCGKAFTQRSDLITHQRIHTGEKPYECSTCGKTFTQKSHLNIHQKIHTGERQYACHECGKAFNQKSILIVHQKIHTGEKPYVCSECGRAFIRKSNFVTHQRIHTGEKPYECSDCGKSFTSKSQLLVHQPIHTGEKPYVCAECGKAFSGRSNLSKHQKTHTGEKPYICSECGKTFRQKSELITHHRIHTGEKPYECTDCGKSFTKKSQLQVHQRIHTGEKPYVCAECGKAFTDRSNLNKHQTTHTGDKPYKCAVCGKGFVQKSVLSVHQSIHT, encoded by the coding sequence GAGAGAAATTATGGGACCATAAGCAACATGGAACACTCCTCAGTTATAAACGAGCATCCTCTCAATATCAGAAAATTCGTACAGGGGAGAAATCATATGAATGTGACGAATTTGGAAAGAGCTTTGCTGAGAAATCATTGTTCAAAGTACATCTGAAAGTTCATACAGGAAAAAAGCTCTATGTATGTATTGAATGTGGGAAAGCTTTTGTACAGAAGCCAGAATTCATGACACATCAACAAAACCATACTAGAGAAAAGCCTTATAAATGCAATGAATGCGGAAAATCCTTTTTCCAAGTATCTTCTCTCTTTaggcatcagagaattcatactggAGAAAAACTGTATGAATGCAGTGAATGTGGGAAAGGCTTCTCTTATAATTCAGATCTCAttatacatcagaaaattcatacaggagagagacaccatgaatgcagtgactgtggcAAAGCTTTCACGCAAAAGTCCACACTCAAGatgcatcagaaaattcatacaggTGAGAGATCCTATATATGTATTGAATGTGGACAAGCCTTCATCCAGAAGACACACTTGATTGCACACCGAAGAATTCATACTGGAGAAAAACCATATGGATGCAATAACTGTGGAAAATCTTTCATCTCTAAGTCACAACTGCAGGTACATCAACGAATTCACACAAGAGTCAAGTCTTATTTATGCACTGAATATGGGAAAGTCTTCAATAATAGTTCCAACCTTATTTCACCGAAGAAAGTGCAgattagagagaaatcttctatatgTACTGAATGTGGGAAGGCCTTTACCTACAAGTCAGAACTAAttatacatcagagaattcacactggagagaaaccttatgaatgcagtgactgtggaaaagcttttACTCAGAAGTCAGCACTCACAGTGCATAAGAGAATTCATACAGGAGAAAAATCCTATGTTTGCATGCAGTGTGGGCTGGCCTTCATCCGGAAGACACACTTGATTGCACATCAAAtaattcatactggagagaaaccttataaatGTGGTCACTGTGGGAAATTCTTTACTTCCAAATCACAACTCCATGTGCATAAacgaattcacacaggagagaaaccctaCGTGTGCAATAAATGTGGGAAGGCATTCACCAACAGGTCAAACCTGGTtacacatcagaaaactcatacAGGAGAGAAATCCTACATGTGTTCTAAGTGTGGAAAGGCCTTCACTCAGAGATCAGACTTGATTACTCACCAGCGaatccacactggagagaaaccttatgaatgtagtACCTGCGGAAAAACCTTCACCCAGAAGTCACACCTTAATATACACCAGAAAATTCATACTGGAGAGAGACAGTATGCATGTcatgaatgtgggaaagccttcaatCAAAAATCAATACTCATCGTGCATCAGAAGATTCATACAGGAGAGAAACCCTATGTATGCAGTGAGTGTGGAAGAGCCTTCATTCGAAAGTCAAACTTTGTTACTCATCAAAgaattcacactggagagaagccttatgaatgcagtgaTTGTGGGAAATCATTTACttccaagtctcagctgctggTGCATCAGccaattcacacaggagagaagcccTATGTGTGTGctgaatgtgggaaagcctttagtGGAAGGTCAAATCTCAGTAAACATCAGAAAACTCATACTGGAGAAAAGCCCTACATCTGTTCTGAATGTGGGAAGACCTTCAGACAAAAGTCAGAGTTGATTACGCATCACagaattcatactggagagaaaccttatgaatgcactGACTGTGGGAAATCTTTCACTAAGAAATCACAGCTTCAAGtgcatcagcgaattcacacaggagagaagccTTATGTGTGTGCTGAGTGTGGGAAGGCATTCACTGACAGGTCAAACTTGAATAAACATCAAACAACACACACAGGTGACAAACCCTACAAGTGTGCAGTCTGTGGAAAAGGCTTTGTGCAGAAATCAGTGCTCAGTGTGCATCAGAGTATTCACACTTGA
- the LOC138843011 gene encoding zinc finger protein 585A isoform X2 — translation MIWGSVSFRDVAIDFSSEEWQHLEPAQRSLYWDVMQETFSHLLSVGFQVPEPEVFMLEQGEEPWELQSKNPSQFCPGPHQCNSFGNNLKHNLDLHSYNRNNASKNVKEIARYGKISSYTDHEYTPTGEKLWDHKQHGTLLSYKRASSQYQKIRTGEKSYECDEFGKSFAEKSLFKVHLKVHTGKKLYVCIECGKAFVQKPEFMTHQQNHTREKPYKCNECGKSFFQVSSLFRHQRIHTGEKLYECSECGKGFSYNSDLIIHQKIHTGERHHECSDCGKAFTQKSTLKMHQKIHTGERSYICIECGQAFIQKTHLIAHRRIHTGEKPYGCNNCGKSFISKSQLQVHQRIHTRVKSYLCTEYGKVFNNSSNLISPKKVQIREKSSICTECGKAFTYKSELIIHQRIHTGEKPYECSDCGKAFTQKSALTVHKRIHTGEKSYVCMQCGLAFIRKTHLIAHQIIHTGEKPYKCGHCGKFFTSKSQLHVHKRIHTGEKPYVCNKCGKAFTNRSNLVTHQKTHTGEKSYMCSKCGKAFTQRSDLITHQRIHTGEKPYECSTCGKTFTQKSHLNIHQKIHTGERQYACHECGKAFNQKSILIVHQKIHTGEKPYVCSECGRAFIRKSNFVTHQRIHTGEKPYECSDCGKSFTSKSQLLVHQPIHTGEKPYVCAECGKAFSGRSNLSKHQKTHTGEKPYICSECGKTFRQKSELITHHRIHTGEKPYECTDCGKSFTKKSQLQVHQRIHTGEKPYVCAECGKAFTDRSNLNKHQTTHTGDKPYKCAVCGKGFVQKSVLSVHQSIHT, via the coding sequence GACCTCATCAATGCAActcatttggaaataatttgaaGCATAATTTAGACTTACACAGTTATAATAGAAATAATGCATCAAAGAATGTTAAAGAGATTGCCAGATATGGTAAAATTTCTTCCTATACTGACCATGAGTATACTCCAACAGGAGAGAAATTATGGGACCATAAGCAACATGGAACACTCCTCAGTTATAAACGAGCATCCTCTCAATATCAGAAAATTCGTACAGGGGAGAAATCATATGAATGTGACGAATTTGGAAAGAGCTTTGCTGAGAAATCATTGTTCAAAGTACATCTGAAAGTTCATACAGGAAAAAAGCTCTATGTATGTATTGAATGTGGGAAAGCTTTTGTACAGAAGCCAGAATTCATGACACATCAACAAAACCATACTAGAGAAAAGCCTTATAAATGCAATGAATGCGGAAAATCCTTTTTCCAAGTATCTTCTCTCTTTaggcatcagagaattcatactggAGAAAAACTGTATGAATGCAGTGAATGTGGGAAAGGCTTCTCTTATAATTCAGATCTCAttatacatcagaaaattcatacaggagagagacaccatgaatgcagtgactgtggcAAAGCTTTCACGCAAAAGTCCACACTCAAGatgcatcagaaaattcatacaggTGAGAGATCCTATATATGTATTGAATGTGGACAAGCCTTCATCCAGAAGACACACTTGATTGCACACCGAAGAATTCATACTGGAGAAAAACCATATGGATGCAATAACTGTGGAAAATCTTTCATCTCTAAGTCACAACTGCAGGTACATCAACGAATTCACACAAGAGTCAAGTCTTATTTATGCACTGAATATGGGAAAGTCTTCAATAATAGTTCCAACCTTATTTCACCGAAGAAAGTGCAgattagagagaaatcttctatatgTACTGAATGTGGGAAGGCCTTTACCTACAAGTCAGAACTAAttatacatcagagaattcacactggagagaaaccttatgaatgcagtgactgtggaaaagcttttACTCAGAAGTCAGCACTCACAGTGCATAAGAGAATTCATACAGGAGAAAAATCCTATGTTTGCATGCAGTGTGGGCTGGCCTTCATCCGGAAGACACACTTGATTGCACATCAAAtaattcatactggagagaaaccttataaatGTGGTCACTGTGGGAAATTCTTTACTTCCAAATCACAACTCCATGTGCATAAacgaattcacacaggagagaaaccctaCGTGTGCAATAAATGTGGGAAGGCATTCACCAACAGGTCAAACCTGGTtacacatcagaaaactcatacAGGAGAGAAATCCTACATGTGTTCTAAGTGTGGAAAGGCCTTCACTCAGAGATCAGACTTGATTACTCACCAGCGaatccacactggagagaaaccttatgaatgtagtACCTGCGGAAAAACCTTCACCCAGAAGTCACACCTTAATATACACCAGAAAATTCATACTGGAGAGAGACAGTATGCATGTcatgaatgtgggaaagccttcaatCAAAAATCAATACTCATCGTGCATCAGAAGATTCATACAGGAGAGAAACCCTATGTATGCAGTGAGTGTGGAAGAGCCTTCATTCGAAAGTCAAACTTTGTTACTCATCAAAgaattcacactggagagaagccttatgaatgcagtgaTTGTGGGAAATCATTTACttccaagtctcagctgctggTGCATCAGccaattcacacaggagagaagcccTATGTGTGTGctgaatgtgggaaagcctttagtGGAAGGTCAAATCTCAGTAAACATCAGAAAACTCATACTGGAGAAAAGCCCTACATCTGTTCTGAATGTGGGAAGACCTTCAGACAAAAGTCAGAGTTGATTACGCATCACagaattcatactggagagaaaccttatgaatgcactGACTGTGGGAAATCTTTCACTAAGAAATCACAGCTTCAAGtgcatcagcgaattcacacaggagagaagccTTATGTGTGTGCTGAGTGTGGGAAGGCATTCACTGACAGGTCAAACTTGAATAAACATCAAACAACACACACAGGTGACAAACCCTACAAGTGTGCAGTCTGTGGAAAAGGCTTTGTGCAGAAATCAGTGCTCAGTGTGCATCAGAGTATTCACACTTGA